In the Onychostoma macrolepis isolate SWU-2019 chromosome 09, ASM1243209v1, whole genome shotgun sequence genome, one interval contains:
- the esd gene encoding S-formylglutathione hydrolase, translating into MALTQVSSNKCSDGYQKVFEHDSSELKCKMKFAIYLPPKAESSKCPVLYWLSGLTCTEQNFITKAGSQQVASEHGIIIVAPDTSPRGCNIEGEDESWDFGTGAGFYINATQEPWKTNYRMYSYVTEELPRLINSNFPADPEKMSISGHSMGGHGALICALKNPGKYKSVSAFAPICNPIQCAWGQKAFSGYLGPDKSTWELYDATVLAESYSGPELDILIDQGRDDQFLSSSQLLPDNLIAACSKKKIPVVFRLQQGYDHSYYFIFSFINDHIKHHAKYLNA; encoded by the exons ATGGCATTAACGCAAGTTTCTTCTAATAAGTGCTCCGATGGGTATCAGAAAGTGTTCGAGCATGACAG CTCCGagttaaaatgcaaaatgaagTTCGCCATTTACCTTCCTCCCAAGGCTGAGAGCTCCAAATGTCCAGTGTTATACTGGCTTTCAG GATTGACATGCACAGAGCAAAACTTCATCACTAAGGCAGGGAGTCAGCAGGTGGCTTCTGAACATGGGATCATCATCGTAGCTCCAGACACCAGTCCAC GTGGCTGTAACATTGAAGGAGAGGATGAGAGCTGGGACTTCGGGACAGGTGCTGGATTTTACATCAATGCCACCCAGGAGCCCTGGAAGACCAATTACCGCATGTACTCGTATGTCACCGAGGAG CTCCCACGGCTGATTAATTCTAACTTTCCTGCTGATCCGGAGAAGATGTCCATCTCTGGTCACTCCATGGGGGGCCACGGAGCTCTCATTTGTGCACTTAAGAATCCTGGGAAATATAAG TCTGTGTCAGCATTTGCTCCCATCTGTAACCCTATACAATGTGCATGGGGACAGAAAGCTTTTTCTGGCTATCTTGGACCTGACAAGTCCACCTGGGAG TTGTATGATGCTACTGTATTGGCTGAATCATATTCCGGTCCCGAGCTTGATATTCTGATTGATCAAGGCCGTGATGACCAGTTCTTGTCTTCCAGTCAGCTGCTTCCTGACAATCTGATTGCTGCctgttccaaaaagaaaatccCTGTTGTTTTCCGCCTTCAGCAG GGTTATGATCACAGCTACTATTTCATCTTCTCCTTCATCAACGACCACATCAAGCACCATGCTAAATATCTGAATGCCTGA